In one window of Providencia sneebia DSM 19967 DNA:
- a CDS encoding relaxosome component — MANLSNLKILIEDKKTYKDRYQRKNFISLCLSDEELTEVELLAEKLDLKRAAAIRALLLNKSAILKNKIKNNGNKEYLFLLNNISNNINQIAKKINANIDFFINSANGEQFAYLFEELTEDIEKIKEVYNDTQTDRR; from the coding sequence ATGGCAAATTTGAGCAATTTAAAAATTCTCATTGAAGATAAAAAAACATATAAAGATCGCTATCAACGTAAAAATTTTATTTCTTTATGTTTAAGTGACGAAGAATTAACAGAAGTTGAATTGTTAGCTGAAAAATTAGATTTAAAAAGAGCAGCAGCTATAAGAGCGTTACTTTTAAATAAATCTGCAATATTAAAAAATAAAATAAAAAATAACGGAAATAAAGAATATCTATTTCTATTAAATAATATATCTAATAACATTAATCAAATCGCTAAAAAAATTAATGCTAATATTGATTTTTTTATTAACAGCGCCAACGGTGAGCAATTCGCTTATTTGTTTGAAGAACTAACAGAGGATATAGAAAAAATAAAAGAGGTTTATAATGATACACAAACAGATAGGAGGTAA